One window of Nymphaea colorata isolate Beijing-Zhang1983 chromosome 11, ASM883128v2, whole genome shotgun sequence genomic DNA carries:
- the LOC116264142 gene encoding E3 ubiquitin-protein ligase SP1 isoform X2, with the protein MIPWGGVSCCLSAAALYLLGRNNGRDAEVLKSVTRVNQLKDLALLLDTACKVLPLVVTISGRVGSDTPIKCEHSGLRAVILEETAEQHFLKHNDAGSWIQDSALMLSMSKEVPWYLDDGTGRVFVVGAKQATGLVLTVASEVFEESGRSLVRGTLDYLQGLKMLGVKRIERVLPTGTSLTVVGEAVKDDIGTIRIQRPHKGPFYVTPKSIDQLISNLGKWARWYQYASIGFTFFGVYLIAKHAIWYILERRRRWALQRRVLEAAAQRLEQGNQAEFSGSDGKSENSSDIDTSKRDRVMPDLCVICLEQEYNAVFVPCGHMCCCTACSSHLANCPLCRRRIEQAVRTFRH; encoded by the exons ATGATCCCTTGGGGTGGCGTAAGCTGCTGTCTAAGTGCTGCCGCGCTTTATCTCTTGGGCAGGAACAACGGGAG GGATGCGGAGGTTCTGAAGTCTGTAACGAGGGTTAACCAATTGAAGGACTTGG CACTCTTACTGGATACTGCATGCAAAGTACTGCCTCTCGTTGTTACCATTTCTGGACGAGTTGGATCAGACACGCCGATCAAATGTGAACATAGTGGCCTGAGAGCTGTAATCTTGGAGGAAACG GCAGAGCAACACTTTTTGAAGCATAATGATGCTGGTTCTTGGATCCAAGATTCTGCTTTGATGCTTTCTATGAGTAAAGAGGTCCCCTGGTATCTG GATGATGGAACTGGGAGGGTGTTTGTTGTTGGTGCAAAACAAGCCACTGGCTTAGTTTTAACTGTTGCTAGTGAGGTTTTTGAAGAGTCAGGACGGTCACTTGTACGTGGtacattggattatctacaagggCTTAAG ATGCTTGGGGTGAAGCGCATTGAGAGAGTTCTTCCAACTGGTACCTCTTTGACTGTTGTTGGTGAG GCTGTGAAGGATGACATAGGAACAATAAGGATTCAGAGACCACACAAAGGGCCATTTTATGTTACACCTAAAAGCATTGACCAGCTCATCTCAAACCTTGGCAAATGGGCAAG ATGGTATCAGTATGCATCAATTGGATTCACATTTTTTGGCGTCTATCTGATTGCTAAACATGCAATCTGGTACATTCTTGAAAGAAGGCGGCGGTGGGCTCTTCAACGAAG GGTCCTTGAGGCCGCTGCACAGAGGTTAGAGCAGGGAAATCAAG CTGAATTTTCAGGCTCTGATGGGAAATCTGAGAATAGTTCAGACATTGATACTTCAAAGAGAGATCGTGTAATGCCAGATCTGTGTGTAATATGCTTGGAGCAGGAATATAATGCAGTTTTTGTACC GTGTGGCCACATGTGCTGTTGCACAGCTTGTTCTTCACACTTGGCTAATTGCCCACTTTGTCGCCGAAGGATTGAGCAAGCAGTGAGGACCTTTCGTCATTGA
- the LOC116264142 gene encoding E3 ubiquitin-protein ligase SP1 isoform X1: MIPWGGVSCCLSAAALYLLGRNNGRDAEVLKSVTRVNQLKDLALLLDTACKVLPLVVTISGRVGSDTPIKCEHSGLRAVILEETAEQHFLKHNDAGSWIQDSALMLSMSKEVPWYLDDGTGRVFVVGAKQATGLVLTVASEVFEESGRSLVRGTLDYLQGLKMLGVKRIERVLPTGTSLTVVGEAVKDDIGTIRIQRPHKGPFYVTPKSIDQLISNLGKWARWYQYASIGFTFFGVYLIAKHAIWYILERRRRWALQRRVLEAAAQRLEQGNQVDLAEFSGSDGKSENSSDIDTSKRDRVMPDLCVICLEQEYNAVFVPCGHMCCCTACSSHLANCPLCRRRIEQAVRTFRH, translated from the exons ATGATCCCTTGGGGTGGCGTAAGCTGCTGTCTAAGTGCTGCCGCGCTTTATCTCTTGGGCAGGAACAACGGGAG GGATGCGGAGGTTCTGAAGTCTGTAACGAGGGTTAACCAATTGAAGGACTTGG CACTCTTACTGGATACTGCATGCAAAGTACTGCCTCTCGTTGTTACCATTTCTGGACGAGTTGGATCAGACACGCCGATCAAATGTGAACATAGTGGCCTGAGAGCTGTAATCTTGGAGGAAACG GCAGAGCAACACTTTTTGAAGCATAATGATGCTGGTTCTTGGATCCAAGATTCTGCTTTGATGCTTTCTATGAGTAAAGAGGTCCCCTGGTATCTG GATGATGGAACTGGGAGGGTGTTTGTTGTTGGTGCAAAACAAGCCACTGGCTTAGTTTTAACTGTTGCTAGTGAGGTTTTTGAAGAGTCAGGACGGTCACTTGTACGTGGtacattggattatctacaagggCTTAAG ATGCTTGGGGTGAAGCGCATTGAGAGAGTTCTTCCAACTGGTACCTCTTTGACTGTTGTTGGTGAG GCTGTGAAGGATGACATAGGAACAATAAGGATTCAGAGACCACACAAAGGGCCATTTTATGTTACACCTAAAAGCATTGACCAGCTCATCTCAAACCTTGGCAAATGGGCAAG ATGGTATCAGTATGCATCAATTGGATTCACATTTTTTGGCGTCTATCTGATTGCTAAACATGCAATCTGGTACATTCTTGAAAGAAGGCGGCGGTGGGCTCTTCAACGAAG GGTCCTTGAGGCCGCTGCACAGAGGTTAGAGCAGGGAAATCAAG TTGATTTAGCTGAATTTTCAGGCTCTGATGGGAAATCTGAGAATAGTTCAGACATTGATACTTCAAAGAGAGATCGTGTAATGCCAGATCTGTGTGTAATATGCTTGGAGCAGGAATATAATGCAGTTTTTGTACC GTGTGGCCACATGTGCTGTTGCACAGCTTGTTCTTCACACTTGGCTAATTGCCCACTTTGTCGCCGAAGGATTGAGCAAGCAGTGAGGACCTTTCGTCATTGA
- the LOC116264142 gene encoding E3 ubiquitin-protein ligase SP1 isoform X3: MIPWGGVSCCLSAAALYLLGRNNGRDAEVLKSVTRVNQLKDLALLLDTACKVLPLVVTISGRVGSDTPIKCEHSGLRAVILEETAEQHFLKHNDAGSWIQDSALMLSMSKEVPWYLDDGTGRVFVVGAKQATGLVLTVASEVFEESGRSLVRGTLDYLQGLKMLGVKRIERVLPTGTSLTVVGEAVKDDIGTIRIQRPHKGPFYVTPKSIDQLISNLGKWARWYQYASIGFTFFGVYLIAKHAIWYILERRRRWALQRRVLEAAAQRLEQGNQGSDGKSENSSDIDTSKRDRVMPDLCVICLEQEYNAVFVPCGHMCCCTACSSHLANCPLCRRRIEQAVRTFRH; encoded by the exons ATGATCCCTTGGGGTGGCGTAAGCTGCTGTCTAAGTGCTGCCGCGCTTTATCTCTTGGGCAGGAACAACGGGAG GGATGCGGAGGTTCTGAAGTCTGTAACGAGGGTTAACCAATTGAAGGACTTGG CACTCTTACTGGATACTGCATGCAAAGTACTGCCTCTCGTTGTTACCATTTCTGGACGAGTTGGATCAGACACGCCGATCAAATGTGAACATAGTGGCCTGAGAGCTGTAATCTTGGAGGAAACG GCAGAGCAACACTTTTTGAAGCATAATGATGCTGGTTCTTGGATCCAAGATTCTGCTTTGATGCTTTCTATGAGTAAAGAGGTCCCCTGGTATCTG GATGATGGAACTGGGAGGGTGTTTGTTGTTGGTGCAAAACAAGCCACTGGCTTAGTTTTAACTGTTGCTAGTGAGGTTTTTGAAGAGTCAGGACGGTCACTTGTACGTGGtacattggattatctacaagggCTTAAG ATGCTTGGGGTGAAGCGCATTGAGAGAGTTCTTCCAACTGGTACCTCTTTGACTGTTGTTGGTGAG GCTGTGAAGGATGACATAGGAACAATAAGGATTCAGAGACCACACAAAGGGCCATTTTATGTTACACCTAAAAGCATTGACCAGCTCATCTCAAACCTTGGCAAATGGGCAAG ATGGTATCAGTATGCATCAATTGGATTCACATTTTTTGGCGTCTATCTGATTGCTAAACATGCAATCTGGTACATTCTTGAAAGAAGGCGGCGGTGGGCTCTTCAACGAAG GGTCCTTGAGGCCGCTGCACAGAGGTTAGAGCAGGGAAATCAAG GCTCTGATGGGAAATCTGAGAATAGTTCAGACATTGATACTTCAAAGAGAGATCGTGTAATGCCAGATCTGTGTGTAATATGCTTGGAGCAGGAATATAATGCAGTTTTTGTACC GTGTGGCCACATGTGCTGTTGCACAGCTTGTTCTTCACACTTGGCTAATTGCCCACTTTGTCGCCGAAGGATTGAGCAAGCAGTGAGGACCTTTCGTCATTGA